From one Bacteroides fragilis NCTC 9343 genomic stretch:
- a CDS encoding pirin family protein: protein MKKVVHRSDTRGRSVYDWLDSHHSFSFDEYYNPERVHFGALRVLNDDRVAPGEGFQTHPHKNMEIVSIPLKGLLAHGDSKKNSRTITVGDIQVMSAGTGIYHSEMNGSKSEPVEFLQIWIIPKERNTHPLYQDYDIRGLLKKDELAFILSPDGSTPAKLLQDTWFSMGEIGAGKTVEYTLHGTDMGVYVFLIEGEVKIDDVILTRRDGLGISEIKNFEIETLKDSKILLIEVPM, encoded by the coding sequence ATGAAAAAAGTAGTTCACCGCTCAGATACCCGCGGACGATCCGTATATGACTGGCTCGACAGCCATCACAGTTTCAGCTTTGACGAATATTACAATCCCGAACGGGTTCATTTCGGTGCTCTGAGGGTACTGAACGATGACCGGGTAGCCCCGGGTGAAGGTTTTCAGACCCATCCCCATAAAAATATGGAAATCGTCTCCATACCTTTAAAGGGTCTTCTGGCACATGGCGACAGTAAAAAGAACAGTCGTACCATTACTGTAGGCGATATTCAGGTGATGAGTGCCGGTACAGGCATTTATCATAGCGAGATGAACGGCAGCAAATCGGAACCGGTGGAATTTCTGCAAATATGGATCATACCGAAAGAACGGAACACTCATCCCCTCTATCAGGATTATGACATCCGGGGATTACTGAAAAAAGACGAACTGGCCTTCATACTATCACCTGACGGAAGTACACCTGCCAAACTATTGCAGGACACCTGGTTCTCGATGGGTGAGATAGGAGCCGGAAAGACAGTTGAATATACACTGCATGGGACGGATATGGGAGTCTACGTTTTCCTGATCGAAGGAGAAGTAAAGATAGATGATGTGATCCTGACTCGCCGCGACGGATTGGGAATATCCGAAATCAAGAATTTTGAGATAGAAACTCTGAAAGACTCTAAAATACTACTGATAGAAGTACCGATGTAA
- a CDS encoding DUF4468 domain-containing protein has translation MNKLTQIFLVLFMICLPVTLWADNDKDDDDSRYLAGAVPEVDGRVVFSREFSIPGMSQDEIYERMLKWLDGRMAQNKNNSRVVYKEKGVIAAAGEEWLVFSSTALSLDRTWLTYQVTVNCQPQKCTMEVEKIRYTYREKEKYAAEEWITDKYALNKAKTKMVRGLAKWRRKTVNFADNLFEEAAKALSQKPMEAKAETTPKKPAVVTAPKVVVIGDNQETGKVEKAAELTPAIPVTSPSTMSGYKEVAPDQVPANAIQMGAGRLVIAIGSDPFNMTMMTANAGGSIGKISGSPVVFSILSPDQPYEQLEKAETYSIRFYPTGQKEPSVILECQKLPAPTPMEGQPRTYAGKITKAFMK, from the coding sequence ATGAACAAACTGACACAAATTTTCCTCGTGTTATTTATGATTTGCCTGCCCGTGACGCTTTGGGCAGACAATGACAAAGATGATGATGACAGCAGATACCTTGCAGGCGCCGTGCCCGAAGTTGACGGACGGGTAGTTTTCAGCCGCGAATTCAGTATCCCCGGTATGTCGCAAGACGAAATCTATGAACGGATGCTCAAGTGGCTTGACGGACGCATGGCCCAGAACAAAAACAATAGCCGGGTGGTATATAAAGAAAAAGGAGTCATCGCCGCAGCCGGTGAAGAGTGGTTGGTATTCAGTTCTACCGCCCTTTCTCTGGACCGCACCTGGCTGACATACCAAGTCACCGTAAACTGCCAGCCCCAAAAGTGTACAATGGAGGTAGAGAAAATCCGATACACCTATCGTGAAAAAGAAAAATATGCGGCCGAAGAATGGATCACCGATAAATACGCTCTAAACAAAGCGAAAACGAAAATGGTACGTGGTCTAGCCAAATGGCGCAGAAAGACAGTCAACTTTGCCGACAACCTCTTTGAAGAAGCTGCAAAGGCACTGAGTCAGAAACCTATGGAAGCAAAAGCAGAAACCACTCCGAAAAAGCCTGCCGTAGTAACCGCTCCGAAAGTCGTGGTTATCGGTGATAATCAAGAGACTGGAAAAGTAGAAAAAGCAGCAGAACTTACCCCTGCAATTCCCGTTACCTCTCCAAGCACGATGTCGGGTTATAAAGAAGTAGCCCCCGACCAGGTTCCTGCCAATGCCATTCAGATGGGTGCAGGCCGACTGGTGATTGCTATCGGTTCTGATCCTTTCAATATGACCATGATGACAGCCAACGCCGGAGGATCCATAGGAAAAATTTCGGGAAGTCCTGTTGTATTCAGTATCCTTTCTCCCGACCAGCCTTACGAACAGTTGGAGAAAGCAGAAACATACAGCATACGCTTCTATCCTACCGGACAAAAAGAACCGTCCGTCATACTGGAATGTCAGAAACTACCGGCCCCGACACCTATGGAAGGACAGCCCAGAACTTATGCAGGTAAAATAACCAAAGCATTTATGAAATAA
- the pdxH gene encoding pyridoxamine 5'-phosphate oxidase yields the protein MSTDHVSTHPDSPLHGNGIGSEAINLAAIRQEYTKGGLKEGDLPDNPLSLFNRWLHEAIDAQVDEPTAMLVGTVSPEGQPSTRTVLLKDLHDGKFIFYTNYESRKGTHLAKNPYISLSFVWHALERQVHIEGIASKVPAGESDTYFRQRPYKSRIGARISPQSRPLKSRMQLIRNFVAEAARWVGREVERPAHWGGYAVTPHRIEFWQGRANRLHDRFLYSLQPDGSWQKERLAP from the coding sequence ATGTCAACCGATCATGTATCCACACATCCCGACTCCCCTCTTCACGGAAACGGGATCGGGAGTGAGGCTATCAACCTCGCTGCCATCCGGCAGGAGTACACCAAAGGCGGGCTGAAGGAAGGAGATCTTCCCGACAACCCGCTTTCTCTTTTCAACCGATGGCTCCACGAAGCTATCGATGCACAGGTAGACGAACCTACTGCCATGCTGGTAGGCACCGTATCTCCCGAAGGGCAACCATCGACCCGTACCGTACTGCTAAAGGATTTGCATGATGGAAAGTTTATCTTTTATACCAATTACGAAAGCCGGAAAGGTACCCATCTGGCAAAGAATCCGTATATTTCCCTCTCTTTCGTTTGGCACGCGCTGGAAAGGCAGGTACACATTGAAGGCATTGCCTCAAAAGTTCCTGCCGGAGAGTCTGATACCTATTTCCGCCAACGTCCCTACAAAAGCCGTATAGGAGCACGCATCTCTCCTCAAAGCCGTCCGTTGAAAAGCCGGATGCAACTGATTCGCAATTTCGTTGCAGAAGCAGCCCGATGGGTAGGCAGAGAAGTAGAGCGCCCCGCACACTGGGGAGGATATGCCGTCACTCCGCATCGGATCGAGTTCTGGCAAGGTAGGGCAAACCGGCTTCACGATCGCTTTCTATATTCCCTTCAACCGGACGGAAGCTGGCAGAAAGAGAGGCTTGCTCCCTGA
- a CDS encoding MBL fold metallo-hydrolase — protein MILDYIYHSGFAIEAEGVTLIIDYYKDSSETELNKGIVHDRLLQRPGKLYVLASHFHPDHFNREVLTWKEQRPDIIYIFSKDILKHHRAQKEDAIYINKGEEYEDDMLRIQAFGSTDVGISFLIHLQGKSIFHAGDLNNWHWSEESTEQEIRKAEGDFLAEIKYLQAAVPTIDLVMFPVDRRMGKDYMKGAQQFIERIKTTIFVPMHFSEDYEGGNAFRSIAEAGGCRFITITHRGESFDI, from the coding sequence ATGATTCTGGATTATATATACCACAGCGGGTTCGCCATCGAAGCAGAAGGTGTAACCCTTATCATTGATTATTACAAAGACTCTTCAGAAACGGAACTGAATAAAGGAATCGTGCACGACCGTCTGCTCCAACGTCCCGGAAAACTGTATGTGCTTGCCTCACATTTCCATCCCGACCACTTCAACCGGGAAGTACTGACATGGAAAGAGCAACGTCCGGATATCATCTATATCTTCTCAAAAGACATTCTGAAACACCATCGAGCACAGAAAGAAGATGCGATCTATATTAATAAAGGTGAGGAATACGAAGATGATATGCTACGTATTCAGGCATTCGGTTCTACGGATGTGGGCATCTCCTTTCTGATCCATCTGCAAGGCAAGAGCATTTTTCATGCCGGTGACCTGAACAACTGGCATTGGAGCGAAGAATCTACCGAACAAGAGATACGCAAAGCAGAAGGAGACTTCCTGGCAGAAATAAAATATCTTCAGGCAGCAGTTCCGACCATCGACCTGGTAATGTTTCCCGTAGACCGCCGAATGGGAAAAGATTACATGAAAGGAGCCCAACAATTCATCGAACGAATAAAAACTACTATATTTGTACCCATGCACTTTAGCGAAGACTACGAAGGAGGCAATGCCTTCCGATCTATAGCCGAAGCCGGCGGATGCCGTTTCATAACCATCACCCACCGGGGCGAAAGCTTTGATATATAA